In Carnobacterium sp. CP1, the following are encoded in one genomic region:
- a CDS encoding sugar phosphate isomerase/epimerase family protein yields the protein MKLATRINSFLPVYENDLTQVFSKFKDLGLTHVDLNYPEHAKGFSSTEMKTLLNENNLKANGVALRFRKEFINGELGNADEAIAQQALTLCKEAVDYCREVGGEVVTIWLGFDGFDYSFQINYQKVWAQLVAAFKEIANYAPDMKISIEYKPFQPRAYAFIDSMGIAGMMLNDIDCDNVGVTLDYCHMLMKHENPAFGAEIFGSRNKLFGVHINDGYGLNDDGLMIATATPFKTLEFLYYVKKHNYDAPFYFDTFPVIEHAVKECEQNIKMIKLLNGLIDNVGLEYIQDIIDRNDAIAASELMMKFLTNK from the coding sequence ATGAAATTAGCTACACGAATAAACTCATTCTTACCGGTATACGAAAATGACTTGACGCAAGTTTTCTCAAAGTTTAAAGACTTAGGTCTTACTCATGTGGATTTAAACTATCCAGAACATGCAAAAGGATTTTCTAGTACAGAAATGAAAACGTTGTTAAATGAAAATAACTTAAAGGCTAACGGAGTGGCATTACGTTTCAGAAAAGAATTTATTAATGGCGAACTAGGAAATGCAGATGAGGCGATTGCTCAACAAGCATTAACACTGTGTAAAGAAGCGGTAGATTACTGTAGGGAAGTAGGAGGCGAAGTTGTCACCATTTGGTTAGGTTTTGATGGTTTCGATTATAGTTTCCAAATCAATTATCAAAAAGTATGGGCACAACTAGTTGCCGCATTTAAAGAGATTGCTAACTACGCACCAGATATGAAAATCAGCATTGAATACAAACCATTCCAACCTAGAGCATATGCCTTTATCGACAGCATGGGCATCGCTGGCATGATGTTAAACGATATCGACTGCGATAATGTAGGGGTCACACTTGATTATTGCCATATGTTGATGAAACATGAAAATCCAGCTTTTGGTGCAGAGATTTTTGGGAGCCGTAATAAATTGTTTGGTGTTCATATCAATGACGGTTACGGCCTTAACGATGATGGTTTAATGATTGCTACAGCAACACCGTTCAAGACATTGGAATTCCTTTACTATGTTAAGAAGCATAACTATGATGCGCCATTTTACTTTGATACGTTCCCTGTTATTGAACATGCAGTAAAAGAATGTGAACAAAACATAAAAATGATTAAATTATTGAACGGTTTAATTGATAATGTCGGCTTAGAGTATATCCAAGATATCATCGATCGTAATGATGCAATCGCAGCAAGCGAATTGATGATGAAGTTTTTAACAAATAAATAA